Below is a genomic region from Astyanax mexicanus isolate ESR-SI-001 chromosome 25, AstMex3_surface, whole genome shotgun sequence.
TATGGGAGTGTAGGTCATAAAggtagtataggagagtatagtgGCTTATAGGGAATATAGGGGAATTTAGGAGAGTAAAGGATAGTATTGGGGAGTATAGTGGAGTTATTGCTAAATTAATGTTAGAAACAGtggatttagcttttttttttagaagttttaaaGAAACTTTACATCATAAAAGTCCTGCAGGAACAGTTTAGaaagttttatttaaagtattttagagTAAGTTTAGAGTAGTTGTGCTATAGGGGGCTATAAGTGATTGTCTGTATACCTGCCTGCAGAGCTGAGTGTAAAATCTCTGTAGATAGGATAGgggagtataggtagtataggacGTTTTAAGGAGTATAGCTGTTTATTGCTAATTTAATGTTAGAAACAGTGGATTTAGCTCCTTTTTAGAAGTTTTATAGAAACTTTACAATATAAAAGACCTGCAGGAACAGTTTAGAAAgctttatttaaagtatttaaagtattttagagTAACCGTGGTGCTATAAGGGATTGTACGTGTACCTGCCTGCACTTGTAGAGCAGAGCTGAGTGTGAAATCTCCTGATACAGCAGTTCTCAGGACTGCAGGACTGCAGGAACTCGGCCGCCTGGAACTCAAAGCAAACATGTCCTGAGTTCTGACTATCCGTCTGCAGTGTACGGCCTGTTTTATTAAAGCCACACCTCTTCTCTCCCCAGAGACACGGAGACGCTCAGAGAGCCACCCGAGCTACCAGAtaaacactcagcactcatctcAATAAAAACCAGCCGTCAGATTTAACACAGTGAATAATCACACACTAAAGTTACGCAACTCACATACCTGAACTCCAGCCATGCTGGAACAAGCCTTCACTTCACTTCATTCAATTATCCTTCTGACTCCAGCtcagacctgaacaactgcacacagttataaatatataaaaactctaAAATTACACATTTCACAAACCCTGATATTAAAATAGTTTGGAAGCtgtaaaaaacataaatgaaaaaGGATAGGATAAAGAGGTACAGTAGAGTAGGGTATAGTATAGGGTAAAAGAgaggagtatagtgtagtatagtatacagGGCACTATACATGCTAACCACCACAACACCAAATGAGTACAGGATAATACAGGGATGTATAGTGGAGTACAGGGAGTATAAGGAGTTTAGGGGAGCATAGAGATGTATAGGGATAAATAAGGGCGTATAGGGGAGTATAGCATATACAAGGATTATAGTGGAGTGTAGGGGCATAAAGGGGAGTGCAGAGACCTAAAggggagtataggggagtatgaAGATGTATATGGGAGTACAGGggtgtataggggagtatagtgAAAATTAGtaagtatagtagtatagtatagtatagtagagggGAATAAAGAGGAGTATAGGTACTATAGGTACTATAGGGACATATATGGGAGCATAGAGAGTACAGGATTTGTGTCAGTATAGATTGTAATGGgttgtataggggagtatagagttGTATGGGGAGTATATGTACTATAGGGTCATATATGAGAGTATAGAGAGTACAGGATTTGTGTCAGTATAGATCGTACTGGGTTGTATAGGGAGTAAAGAGtagtatggggagtatagggGTGTATAGGTACTATAGGGGcatataggggagtatagagtaTGGGGactataggggagtatagagtagtatgggGATTATAGGTACTATAGGGGcatataggggagtatagagagTACAGGATATGTGTTAGTATAGATTGTAATGGGTTAAATAGGGAATATAGGtatgtataggggagtatagaatagtataggggTGTAtaggtagtatatggagtataggttGTTTAGGGTACTACATTGGTAGTGTATATAGATAGTAATGAATTGTTTTGGAAGTATATCGagtatatgacaaaataataggAGATTATAATAGTTATGCTGGAGTTTTAGTGTAGTAGTGTATCTGAAGTGAATCTGAAAGCCTTTAATTCACAGAAAGTTGTGTATAACTGGAATTCCACATAATCAAACCCCAAAATTTCCTGGAAGAAAAGACATAAGCTGCTCGAGTTTTACTGAAATTTATTCCACAGACACAAAAAACGCAAACAAAGAGGAAACACGTTTCTCACGATTTTCACAAACACAATCCCAGACTGGAGGAAATTTAAGGATTTCTGTACAAACTTCTCTCCTGCTCACTATTACTCACCCTGTAAAACCAGTTCACTATTAAACCCAGCTGATCTGCACCTCGGAAACCGTGAGCTACACTGACACCAGCTGGTCAGGAGTGGCGGCGCAACAATAAATTAGAGCAGAGAAACTTTAAATGATGCTGAAAGAAGAAGctgtaaaaattaaatttaataaataaaagatgaGGCTGGAAAAATGTGTGTAAGGATGGTAAGAAgcgaaaggagagaaagagaaaaatggatgaaacgataaaatagataaataataataaaaagtggtGAAAAATTGAAATATGGATTTAATTCACAATGTTCCGTCTTTAACTGAAGAATATATAACTAGAttgatctgcacacacacacacaccttcatccACTGTaaagtctgagtgtgtgtgtatgtaaatgtgtgtgtgtgtgtgtgaacattatAGAGAGAGCTTGTTTAAGAGTCTCCGTTAGCGCTGTCTCCATCATCTTCTCCTTCCTCCTGCTCTccatcatcttcctcttcatcatcCTCCCGTCCCCTACTCttcatctgaaacacacacacacacacacacacacacacacacacacacacacacacacaaacacttatttttcacataatttttttaatttttaagttttctcTTATTTATTGGTTATAAAACCTCGGTCTGTTCCCCCTCTcacctcctcctcgtcctccagCAGATCCCCCTCTTCCTCGTAGTCGTTTATCTCGGCGCTCTCTCGCTCCTTCTTCACGCTGAGATGCTGAGGAGACGTCTGGTCTGATTTAATGCTCTTCACCTCTGAACCACAAACACAGTAAAGtacactgtcattatgagcccgagcccgatttaaacccgacattattttagtaagtagagcattaaaactaagctttttaaaaaaaaacatttccaggaTGTTTTAATGAGTGAAATCCGTATtgagaatgatgttaattaacattgcaacactgaagaagcatagacctattatttaataaattcctatattcttatttttatgttcTATTTAATGACTGTATTCCTTAGTATTGTTGTTATAACTTATAACTACCTTTTACTTTGTGCCTTATCTTtgtatgtaaagcgtctttgagaattttgaaaagcactatataaataaaatgtattattattactactatattattataaatgtttattaagaacagatcagtgaaatattaaaatatgaacaatgcaaacaatgctTCACaagcctaaacatcagtaaattaggctactGGATGACTTTTCTCTAATCTAATATGATCTAAAATAATTAATCATGGTTTAAGACtagaaaatactttctaaacaaactattttttaaaaatattgagcttatagtctttgtgcaaaaacacaaaaaggtaaaaacagtaataaggcttcacactttgatttgttactttgctatattgtcattatcatgccatagctttatataaaataaaaatagcattaaaaaactaCAGGTAACactttaagataaaataagactacctttataaaggtgtttATAAACCTTTGtttactttaaaacccattaaaaaGCAGCAACACTGTGCTGAAAATTAGCAAAACAATGATTTCACACTCGTTTCTACTGTcgaacctcagatctttctagatactgattttactttgtgtatttttccatcaatcagcattaaacctgtcatattaatatatttataagtatttttaactagttaccataaattaaatgttaaactaagttgccactgttgcttttttaattgatgtgttttaactgcttatcaatggtttttaaggcatttacaacctaatcagtaaTAATCAagtaataaactaatttataaaccatttataaatcctttataaaggtagtcttattttaaagtggttccaaCCTACATTATACACTGTTTTCTCAGATAATCTAAACTCTAAAACACAGTACAGGTCGCATTCCATCATCAGAAGGTGTGTAGGAGTgtctgtatagtgtatagtgtgtgtatagtgtgtgtatagtgtgtgtatagtgtgtgtatagtgtgtgtatagtgtgtgtatagtgtgtgtatagtgtatagtgtgtgtatagtgtgtgtatagtgtgtgtatagtgtgtgtatagtgtatagtgtgtgtatagtgtgtgtatagtgtgtgtatagtgtatagtgtgtgtatagtgtgtgtatagtgtgtgtatagtgtgtgtatagtgtgtgtaccTGATTTTTTGCTGTGCTCTCTCTCCATGCGCTCCAGGCTCTCCAGCAGGTAATCCACCTTGTGTTTAATCTGAGTCAGTTCCTTCTTAATGGCCAGCAGGTCATCAGTCCtcactaaacacacaaaccaacacacaCTATTAtatacacactgcaaaaaaaatcagtttctgaatcagtttctctgatgttgctatttataggtttatatttgagtaaaatgaacattgttgttttattctataaactacagacaacatttctcccaaattacaaataaaaatattctcatttagagcatttatttacagaaaatgagaaatgactgaaataacaaaaaagatgcagaactttcagacctcaaataatgcaaagaaaacaagttcatattcataaagttttaagagttcagaaataatcaatatttggtggaataaccgtgatggtttttaatcacagttttttttatgcatcttggcatcatgttctcctccaccagtcttacacactgcttttggataactttatgctgctttactcctgctgcaaaaattcaagcagttcagtttggtggtttgatggtttgtgatcatccatcttcctcttgattatattatatttggcaaaatcaaagaaactcatcttttttaggTGTCTCTTATATTTacccagagttgtatatattttgatatatacaGTACTTATGTTTACTAACTGGTGCGGGAGGTCCTCTGGCTGCTCTTGGTGGAGAAGCTGCTTTTAGTCCGGCGGGATCCTCCGCTAACGCTGACCCGCGGTCTCTTCGAGGGGATCACGGCCCGGGACAgcgggggaggaggaggaggtaccCGGGACGGGTAAGAGTAAACCCTAAAAACACCAcagacacattttattttttcctacatagtaaataaattataaagtgatctatcagactatgaaggaacacataaggaatcatgtagtaacttaaaaacagtcttaaactaaacaaaatactctgtgaagcatttaggtgatcttatctggagagctgtaACCTTGTAACTATTAAGACATTAAGATTGAGTGAGGTTTTGAGAGATTGAAATTTGTTTTGAGAGATTGAGTAAGGTTTTAAATGAGAGATTAAGTGAGGTTTTGAGAGACTGAGTGAGGTTTTGAGAGACTGAGTGAGGTTTTGAGAGATTGAGTGAGGTTTTAAATGAGAGATTAAGTGAGGTTTTGAGAGACTGAGTGAGGTTTTGAGAGATTGAGTGAGGTTTTGAGAGATTGGGTGAGGTTTTGAGAGATTGAGTGAGGTTTTGAGAGATTGGGTGAGGTTTTGAGAGATTGAGTGAGGTTTTGAGAGATTGGGTGAGGTTTTGAGAGATTGAGTGAGGTTTTGAGAGATTGGGTGAGGTTTTGAGAGATTAAGTGAGGTTTTGAGAGACTGAGTGAGGTTTTGAGAGATTGAGTGAGGTTTTGAGAGATTGGGTGAGGTTTTGAGAGATTGAGATTTTGATAGATTGGGTGAGACTTTGAGAAACTGAGTCAGTTTTTGATAGATAGGCAAAGTTTTTTAGAAATTGAATGAGGTTGAATGAGGTGAACTGCTGCAAATTATAAAACATGAGACTAATAATCCATTAGAATACTGAGCTTGTGAGCTGTGCTGTTCTGTTGTGCAGGTGGACGGACGTTAATCCGAAAGGAAAGGAAGTGAGGAGtgagtcagtgagagagagagaaatagaaatgtTCTCACCTGTCATAATAATCTCTCTGGAAGTCGTAATCCAGATCAAACGAAGGACTGCAGAAACAGAGCAGAACGAACGATTAATCTCCAAAGAAAAAGGatcaaaatgagagagagagaacagtataTAGTGATACAGACCTGTACATATCTCCTGCAGAGcgtttgatggtttttgatctGTGGGGTTTGGGTTCACCTGCCAGGTTAATATCTGAGGAAGAGAATGAAACGGAAATGATTTATTGGTTTTTACGAGTTTCCCATGAAGCACTGAGCAtcctttatttattacatttccaGTACAgactgaaatataataaaatagaagcTTTTCTTCATGGTTTAGTGTTTTTCTAAAATGTAGAaagcataaaaaaacaggaaattacaaaaaaattcaGCTGAAAACTAATCTCACAGGTGCTGACCTCCTATGACCTTCCTTGAGCAGGAATGTCTtaaccagattgcagcacttccttggCCTGATTGCCAGATTTATCAACAGCTTCAGCAACTTACTCAATCTCTCAATTAAAACAAAACTCAATCTCTCAAAACCTCACTCAAAATCTTAACACCTCTCCCAATCTCTTGAAACCTCACGCAATCTCTTACTCAAAACCTCACTCAATCTCTCATTTAAAACGTCACTGAATCTCTCAAAACGTCACCCGATCTCTCATAACCTCACTCAATCTCTAAAAACCTAACTCAATCTCTCACTCAATCTCTAAAAACctcactcaatctctcactcaatctctcactcAATCTCTCAAAACGTCACCCGATCTCTCATAACCTCACCCAATCTCTAAAAACCTCACCCAATCTCTAAAAACCTCACTCAATCTCTAAAAACCTCACTCAATCTCTCATTTAAAACCTCAGCCAATCTCTCACTTAAAATCTCACTCAATCTCTTGAAACCTCACCCAATCTCTCGAAAGCTTACCCAATATCTCAATCTTATCTTGTGTCCAGAGTAGAGGAACCAACAAAAAACTAGAGCCTAAATTTGATCAATTTATGGAATCAAAGCCTTTAAATCAATGCAAAAATCATACGTCCGTTCTTACCCAGCACCTGTCCGACGATCATCCGTCCATCCTCTCCTCCCACGGCAGCGCGAGCGTTCCTCTCGTTGGCGTACTGGACGAAGGCGTAGCCCTTGTGAACGGAGCAGCCCACGATCTTGCCGTACTTGCTGAAGATGGCCTCTACGTCGGCTTTGGTCACCAGCATGGTGTTGAGGTTGCCGATGAAGACGCGTGAGTTGAGGGAACGCGGGTCGGTCTTGTTGGTCACGTTACTCGCCATCAGGCTGGAGGTGGTCGGCGAGTGTCTggacggaggaggaggagaaagacaGGAGAGGAACGGAGGATAAAGGAAAGAGGATGAATGGAAGCTAATTTAACGAGAACAGCAGATCCAGTGGTTCCACTCACCGGCTGAGCATCAGCTGTGCATGATTAAATATTagagttaaatattaaattagattaattaatatgTAAAAAACGAGCAAAAACCTACCTTATACAAACCATACAAACCTCAGGACATTAACAAACCAAGAGTCAGACCTACGAATATCATCAACGTATCATAGAGAAGAGTCGGCATAGAATCACAGTATAATATTAATaccactaatactaatactactactactagtaataataataatagtaactagaaaagtgcatttcctgaaggaaaggCAGGATGGTTGCGAAGCTAAAACGGCTCCCAGCCAGgtcgttgctatggtgttgctaattggttgctagggtgttgctatggtatctgttgtggttgctaaggtattgctatagtACCTGTgggggttgctatgttgttgcagGATGGTTGCAAAGCTAAAATGGCTTCCAGCCAGGtagatgctatggtgttgctgttggtgctgctatggtatctgttgtggttgctaaagtgttgctatggtatccgctgtggttgctaaggtattgctatagtacctgtggtggttgctatggtgttgcaggATGGTTGCGAAGCTAAAACGGCTCCCACCAGgtcgttgctatggtgttgctaagtggttgcctatggtgttgctatggtatctgctgTGGTTGCAAGGCATTGCTATAGtacctgtggtggttgctatggtgttgcaggATGGTTGTGAATCTAAAACAGCTCCCagccaggtagttgctaaggtgttgctatgatatctgttgtggttgctaaggtgtttctatggtatccgttgtggttgctaaggtattgctatagtACCTGTGgtagctgctatggtgttgctaagtggttgctaaggtgttgctatggtatctgttgtggttgctaaggtgttgctatggtatccattgtGGTTGCTAGATATTGCTATAGTACCtgtggtagttgctatggtgttgcttagtggttgctgaggtgttactatggtgtctgtggtggttgctagggtgttgctaggtggttggtatggtgttgctctTGCATttatagtggttgctaagttgttgctatggtgtatttggtggttgctatggtgttgctaagcagttgcaaggtgcttgctaaggtgttactatggtaatataataataataattaaaaaacacatattacacaatTTATTCgcacaattaaataaatacatttagcagcctttctattggtccgttcatcataaAATTcagatataatataaaaaacaaatgtcaGATTcaggaaaaacaacaacaattgaAATACAAGTTTTTTTATGTCTGACAGCAatgattatatatgtatataaaataaatatgataagTGAGATCTTAGACCATTAGTTCATTCAGATTAACACTTCACACATTCATAATCCCATAAAGCTTAATACACTTAAACAACGAAAaacaaaatcatcatcatcatcatcatcatcatcatcatcatctccatttcacaaaaaaattaagtgtATATAATTAAaccccttttaataaataaccATATACTGACAATTTGtctcttttgaaaaaaaaaaggttatttcattcattttaatttaaattctttaaagtcTTTACGAATGAAGAAATATATAAGTCAAATATTAAACACCTTTTAATGGTTTtatattaaaacttttattttaaaattattttctcaTTTCTGATGATTGATACACTACTGGCCAAACATTTTAGAACATCcccatatatagatatatattccaccgaatgggtgccattccTGTCCCCAGGAAAtaatatgtataaatgtgcacacaaaataactttaaaatacattttattattaagcacagAATCTTCTACGTTAagctaattgcaaaagtaagatatataattaaaacattaataaaaacgaCTTAGAACAGTGAAAAATGTGCATTAGTTACCTGCCCCcccctctctaactataaactttaccattaaatatatttattaaaatccttcagagatttaattttttttttcattgttgtgtgactccaaatcccatctatgctttaaaatatatatttttcttaataaatccattatatttaagttaaaatacacatttaatttgATTGACAGTAACTTCTTAACATTTAATTCTGTTCATCTTTGCAGCTGATGTACTGCACACTGTAATGCCTGTATAGGGTATTATGTAAGACTGTAAGATGTTTCTGCATGATTGGCCTATCAAAAATAATTGATCTGtccatgctccgcccacaaatacaCTTTTCTATAGCAGCTGATGCAGGATAGTTGAGCTGGAGTTGATTGGAGTCTGACTATGGCGAGTGCTGTTGATACTAAACTGTACCCACTGATTACTAAACTGTATACATGGATTACTAATCTGTATGCATGGATTATTATATTGTGCCCACATATTACTAATCTGTATGTATGGATTACTAATCTGTATGCATGGATTATTATATTGTGCCCACAGATTATTAAACTGTATGCATGGATTACTAAACTGTATGCATGGATTATTATATTGTGCCCACAGATTACTAATCTGTATGCATGGATTGCTAAACTGTATTCATGGATTATTATATTGTGCCCACAGATTATTAAACTGTATGCATGGATTATTATATTGTGCCCACAGATTACTAATCTGTATGCATGGATTACTAAACTGTATGCATGGATTATTATATTGTGCCCACAGATTACTAATCTGTATGCATTAAAGTTTATGAGTGGGCGGAGCTAGGCCAGGCTCAGAGTGTGCAGGATGTTGTAGATCAGATTATTAGAGGGATGTTTGGAGGGGTAGTGAATAACCAGCACTCACTCCATTCTGTCTGTAACTGGACTCGACTCGTCTGCTGCCTGATTCTGTTGGAGAAAAGAGGATCATTATTGATCACCGGGGAGAAACTAGCAACGCTAGAACATCCCCAACCTGACTAAACACTGAaaagattcagtttctgaatcagtttctctgattttactatttataggtttatgtttgagtaaaatgaacattgttgttttattctataaactacagacaacatttctcccaattttaaaataaaaatattctcatttagagcatttatttacagaaaatgagaaatgactgaaataacaaaaaagaagcagagctttcagacctcaaataatgcaaagaaaacaagttcatattcataaagttttaagagttcagaaataatcaatatttggtggaataaccctggtttggtttttaatcacagttttttttttcatgcatcttggcatcatgttctcctccaccagtcttacacactgcttttggataactttatgctgctttactcctggtgtaaaaattcaagcagttcagtttggtttgacctCGGATGAAAATAAGCCATTTGGCTAAATCTGacacatttatattataaaataatgataCTGATTAATGTGTATTATCCCTGTtagttatataataaataaatctaatcaaatcaaaatattgtgatagGATAGCTATTGGGTATTAAGGTTAATAcagacaataaataataaatatctgTATTGGATCAGGACATCTCTAACGTTAATTATAtcagttttagttcagtttttcttttattttttatttctttatatttgtctaattctaattcttataTTTATCTAAcctttagcctttttatttattttattcatttcatccttttatttattgtttttcttgtttttacctttttatttaatttattttatctttttattaattgttgtttttttctgtattattctaattatgattttttttattgctttacattttagcccgtcctcttattcttttattctgaattattcagttttattgaatttaacaaccaatattcatTACCGCAGttttattaaccctattcatttgattatagcgccaccatgtggagtaatgaatcCGTACTTTTAGTActataaaaaagtatgtaaatatgtaaataaattattgcaaacaaaaacaacactATACGATATATCGAAATATCGATATTTCGACCCACCCCTAATTTTGTTCATTTCAtcctttatttattgttttcagtttttccttttattacatttattttataattttttattattattattctaattattaatcgTTTTAtgttattgctttacattttagcttttactcttatgcttttattctgaattattttattttcgaATGACTTTAATCTTATATTGTTTAacgtatttgtttttaaatattttttacaatttcatTTTAATTGGTTTGTtaatttatccttttttttttgcttaacttgattaaatacttgattttattttatgtatttttaaatctatttaatttagtaaatgctcagctgcattaaaaaaattagggttaccctcaatgtacaGTATTACCAAGAGAatataaaggttgattaattgattgactaattgattgatagatagattgatttataaaatcacagcaaacTGTTCTAATGCTAAAACAGACAGGGGGACATATGGGACACTATAAAAACTACGTAGAATTTTTAGGGAAAAGGCCTAAAAAATCTATTGGGTAAAAAAGGGAGCTAAACTACAGAAcactaattattatttaatattctgaTTAATATTAAAGGAATTACAGACTTACAGATCGCTGCTGTTCAAATTAGCTGATTTAACacgaaaggaaagaaaaataaaacaaatttaaataaataagatcAATCCAGAACATGATCAGTTAgagtaaacacagtaaaaacagcgCAGTATTATTACTGCACAGCTAACGGTGACAGCAATTTACCTGTGTCTGGAATAAAAAGGAGCTAAAATGAGTATAATCATATCATATC
It encodes:
- the hnrnpc gene encoding heterogeneous nuclear ribonucleoproteins C1/C2, producing MEHSPTTSSLMASNVTNKTDPRSLNSRVFIGNLNTMLVTKADVEAIFSKYGKIVGCSVHKGYAFVQYANERNARAAVGGEDGRMIVGQVLDINLAGEPKPHRSKTIKRSAGDMYSPSFDLDYDFQRDYYDRVYSYPSRVPPPPPPLSRAVIPSKRPRVSVSGGSRRTKSSFSTKSSQRTSRTMRTDDLLAIKKELTQIKHKVDYLLESLERMEREHSKKSEVKSIKSDQTSPQHLSVKKERESAEINDYEEEGDLLEDEEEMKSRGREDDEEEDDGEQEEGEDDGDSANGDS